Proteins encoded in a region of the Chloroflexota bacterium genome:
- a CDS encoding bifunctional UDP-sugar hydrolase/5'-nucleotidase, which yields MNTKRFTILHSNDIHGDFQAELDGAEGHLIGGLSLLSGYINQVRQEEENVLYIIAGDMVQGSMIDSEFKGVSTMELMNYLAPDVATLGNHELDYGLGHLLFLEKMANFPIVVANLYIKQYHKRLMQPYHIVNVAGFDIMFIGIITQEILQALKMDTDIGTFLTLEEASDEAGRICNAYKDEDIDLTVLLTHIGFESDKRLATMLNPEWGVDLIIGGHSHTILEEPAIINDILITQAGVGSDQIGRFDIIVDDDTNSIVEWQWQLLPVDSTLAEPDEEFQAFIDTFQQVVDRKYNTMICRLAQKLTHPLREEETALGNLFADILAQSAHADIAFVGSGSIRGTQLGPIVTLGDLRRIYAYDGALYRFAVTGAQLTQIFTHIMRPDNRIPGESQCQQVSRGVRAVYNDTTRSLESLAIDGQPVRDDQQYTICLQEFHMINAAANMGITGQELREIAGPHVATTSIREVLEEYLRHHQNLNSKVESRLVYTS from the coding sequence ATGAATACCAAACGGTTTACGATCCTGCATTCAAATGACATCCACGGCGATTTCCAGGCCGAGTTAGATGGTGCCGAAGGCCACCTGATCGGCGGGCTGTCCCTTCTTTCAGGGTACATCAATCAGGTGCGGCAGGAGGAGGAAAACGTTCTCTACATCATCGCCGGCGACATGGTCCAGGGCTCCATGATCGATTCGGAATTCAAGGGCGTTTCCACCATGGAACTGATGAACTACCTGGCTCCCGATGTGGCTACCCTGGGCAACCATGAGTTGGACTACGGATTGGGCCACCTGCTCTTCCTGGAAAAGATGGCGAACTTCCCCATCGTGGTGGCGAATCTGTACATCAAACAGTACCACAAGCGCCTGATGCAGCCCTATCACATCGTCAACGTGGCTGGATTCGACATCATGTTCATCGGCATCATCACCCAGGAGATCCTACAGGCTTTGAAGATGGATACTGATATTGGCACCTTCCTGACCCTGGAGGAAGCCAGTGACGAGGCGGGCCGCATCTGCAATGCCTACAAGGATGAGGATATCGACCTGACCGTTCTCCTGACACACATTGGCTTCGAATCGGACAAGAGGTTGGCAACCATGCTCAATCCAGAGTGGGGCGTGGATCTGATCATCGGCGGGCACTCCCACACGATTCTGGAGGAGCCTGCCATCATCAACGACATCTTGATCACCCAGGCGGGCGTTGGTTCAGATCAGATAGGGCGCTTCGACATCATCGTGGACGACGACACCAACAGCATCGTCGAGTGGCAATGGCAACTTCTGCCGGTGGACAGCACGTTGGCTGAACCGGACGAGGAGTTTCAGGCGTTTATCGATACCTTCCAGCAGGTCGTCGATCGCAAATACAATACGATGATCTGCCGGTTGGCGCAGAAGTTGACCCATCCCCTGCGCGAAGAAGAAACGGCGTTGGGCAATCTGTTCGCCGATATTCTGGCCCAAAGTGCCCATGCAGATATAGCCTTCGTCGGCAGCGGTTCCATTCGAGGGACCCAGCTGGGTCCCATCGTGACATTGGGCGACCTGAGGCGCATCTACGCCTATGATGGGGCGCTCTACAGATTCGCCGTCACCGGGGCACAGCTAACGCAGATCTTCACGCACATCATGCGGCCAGATAACCGAATTCCAGGCGAAAGCCAGTGCCAGCAGGTCAGCCGGGGAGTCAGGGCAGTGTACAACGACACCACCAGGAGCCTGGAATCGCTGGCTATCGACGGTCAACCTGTGCGGGACGATCAGCAATATACCATCTGCCTTCAGGAATTTCATATGATCAATGCGGCCGCCAACATGGGAATAACCGGCCAGGAGCTGCGGGAAATTGCAGGACCCCACGTCGCGACCACGTCCATTCGTGAGGTCCTGGAGGAGTACCTTCGACACCATCAGAACCTCAACAGCAAGGTTGAAAGCAGGCTGGTGTACACATCTTAG
- a CDS encoding citrate synthase, with translation MIDNRTGKSYELPISDGAIRSIDLRQIKVDDDDFGIMSYDPSFFNTASCRSSITHIDGEEGILRYRGYPIEQLAQQSTFLETAYLLQYGELPTENQFDQWIDDINQRGMIHENILGFLDGYRYDAHPIGILIGTVAALSTYYPDALDVNDPASVELQTRRLIAKMPTLAAFAYRHSQGLPFAYPDDNLSYTGDFLSMMFKMTEKEYEPNPVLERALDVLFILHADHGQATSTTTMRMVGSALADPYVSVAAAIAALRGPKHGGAAEKVLDMLNEIDTPRNVPAFIEKIKREEQLLMGFGHRVHKNYDPRANITRQMAQEVIEATGSTLKLDVARELERVVLEDDYFIERQLYPNVNFYTGCIYTAVGLPNDMFTVMFAIPRVAGWMAQWRELLQDPEQRIARPRQIYDGVALRDYVPIEKRG, from the coding sequence GTGATCGATAACCGGACCGGCAAGAGCTACGAGTTGCCCATATCCGACGGAGCCATCAGGAGCATTGATCTGCGACAAATCAAGGTCGATGACGATGACTTCGGCATCATGAGCTACGATCCCTCATTTTTTAACACAGCATCCTGCCGCAGCAGCATCACCCATATAGACGGCGAAGAAGGCATCCTGCGCTATCGGGGTTATCCCATTGAGCAACTGGCTCAACAATCCACCTTTCTGGAGACAGCTTATCTCCTGCAGTATGGGGAACTGCCCACGGAGAACCAGTTTGATCAGTGGATCGACGACATCAACCAGCGGGGCATGATCCACGAAAATATCCTGGGTTTTCTGGACGGCTATCGCTACGACGCCCATCCCATCGGCATCCTCATCGGTACGGTCGCCGCGCTTTCCACCTACTATCCCGATGCCCTGGATGTCAACGATCCCGCCTCAGTTGAGCTACAGACCCGCCGACTGATTGCCAAGATGCCAACGTTAGCTGCTTTCGCCTATCGACATTCGCAGGGATTGCCTTTCGCCTATCCGGATGACAACCTCAGTTACACCGGTGATTTCCTGAGTATGATGTTCAAGATGACGGAGAAGGAATACGAGCCCAATCCGGTGCTGGAACGGGCGCTGGATGTGCTCTTTATCCTGCACGCCGATCATGGGCAGGCCACATCGACGACTACCATGCGTATGGTGGGCAGTGCGTTGGCCGATCCCTACGTGTCCGTTGCCGCGGCGATCGCCGCACTACGCGGGCCCAAACATGGTGGGGCCGCAGAAAAAGTATTGGACATGCTGAATGAGATCGACACCCCCAGGAATGTACCGGCCTTCATTGAGAAGATCAAACGAGAAGAACAACTTCTCATGGGTTTTGGCCACCGCGTGCATAAGAACTACGATCCACGGGCCAACATCACCAGACAGATGGCTCAGGAAGTGATCGAGGCAACCGGCTCCACTTTGAAGCTCGATGTTGCCAGGGAGTTGGAGAGGGTTGTGCTGGAGGATGATTACTTCATTGAACGCCAGCTCTATCCCAATGTCAATTTCTACACCGGATGCATTTACACGGCCGTTGGTTTGCCCAATGACATGTTCACTGTCATGTTTGCCATTCCCCGGGTGGCGGGGTGGATGGCCCAGTGGCGGGAACTGCTGCAGGATCCGGAACAGCGCATCGCGCGACCGCGGCAGATATATGATGGCGTTGCTTTGCGGGATTATGTGCCGATCGAGAAGCGGGGCTGA
- a CDS encoding L,D-transpeptidase family protein: protein MKYWTIRILVALFMLPGFTPLAAQADEPMPPPLEETLPFSYARIWDKPVPVFPAPGDPVRMNPTTYLLPPDSWVSIDGVVESGEWLWYRIDDGAYVLASDVLQPAPSDFQGVALDATPLTMMGFTITDNLNVRVRPSAVADSPPLRTLPRYSTINILGIEEEPDGIWYRIGPQEFVHGDFVRVAYPVSRPHGVASDERWIAVDLAEQTLSAYQGDRLVYVTMVSSGLPDWPTQEGLFRIWVKFGAGKMEGGSVEGGDYYYLQDVPWIMYFSREIGLHAAYWHDRFGTPRSHGCVNLSPRDALWLFNWATPHLPDATNLIAYHGSHNPGSWVYIFKSG from the coding sequence GTGAAATACTGGACAATCAGAATCCTCGTTGCACTCTTTATGTTGCCGGGATTCACGCCACTGGCAGCGCAGGCCGATGAGCCGATGCCTCCCCCGCTGGAGGAGACATTGCCCTTTTCCTACGCTCGAATCTGGGATAAGCCGGTGCCGGTCTTTCCTGCACCGGGCGATCCGGTCCGCATGAATCCCACAACTTATCTGTTGCCTCCCGACTCCTGGGTTAGCATCGATGGTGTTGTAGAGTCCGGTGAATGGCTCTGGTACCGGATCGATGATGGTGCCTACGTGCTGGCCAGCGATGTCTTGCAGCCGGCGCCGTCGGACTTCCAGGGGGTCGCGCTGGATGCAACCCCTCTCACCATGATGGGTTTCACTATCACGGACAATCTCAATGTACGGGTCCGTCCCAGCGCCGTTGCGGACAGCCCACCTTTGAGAACCTTGCCTCGTTACAGCACAATCAATATCCTGGGTATTGAAGAGGAGCCGGACGGCATCTGGTATCGCATCGGCCCGCAAGAGTTTGTGCACGGTGATTTCGTGCGCGTCGCCTATCCCGTGTCCCGTCCCCACGGCGTCGCATCGGACGAACGCTGGATCGCGGTCGACCTGGCTGAGCAGACACTGAGCGCCTATCAGGGGGACCGCCTGGTCTACGTGACGATGGTGTCCAGCGGTTTGCCTGACTGGCCGACCCAGGAGGGCCTCTTCCGCATCTGGGTCAAGTTTGGTGCGGGCAAAATGGAGGGAGGCAGCGTCGAGGGTGGCGACTACTACTATCTGCAGGATGTGCCGTGGATCATGTATTTCTCCCGCGAGATCGGGTTGCACGCTGCTTATTGGCACGATCGCTTTGGCACACCCCGCAGCCATGGATGTGTCAATCTGAGCCCGCGGGATGCCCTCTGGCTTTTCAACTGGGCCACACCTCACCTGCCGGACGCCACCAATCTGATTGCTTACCACGGCAGTCATAACCCCGGCAGTTGGGTTTACATTTTCAAGTCGGGCTGA